The following proteins are co-located in the Gloeocapsa sp. PCC 7428 genome:
- a CDS encoding class I SAM-dependent methyltransferase, translated as MATHITQKKLEDTTSGLHSSNKYSYDSNLRLIDEVLVCPLDKGELIPQPQGLICKVCNTKYYQAEVDSKSNNLDFRCLSHKSQVSIEFQIPQPFLSEQQIKNLGYATRVEYKCISREEIRDKYQTKLQKEILYYIAQIRSELGSNIKALDLGCGSGGNRSYLNSVGIENVISVDYSSPEADILVDAHRLPFKDSSFDFILTTATIEHFYNPFIAFAEISRVLKPGGALIASGSFWESWHDQSCFHFTPNGFFILCNSAGLTLEDLWSGWGFIPSISSHALDLRKFKKYTYKLQDLFDAFLRLRWGNDFAFKHRLKTSGSFGIYARKNYYSV; from the coding sequence ATGGCAACGCATATTACTCAAAAAAAATTAGAAGATACAACTAGCGGATTACATTCATCAAACAAATATTCTTACGATTCAAATTTGAGGCTAATAGATGAAGTATTAGTTTGCCCACTTGACAAAGGTGAACTCATACCACAGCCTCAAGGATTAATTTGTAAAGTTTGCAACACAAAATATTATCAAGCTGAAGTTGATTCAAAGTCTAATAATCTAGATTTTCGTTGTCTTAGTCATAAATCTCAAGTTAGCATTGAGTTTCAGATACCACAACCTTTTTTGAGCGAACAACAAATCAAAAACCTTGGTTATGCAACAAGAGTAGAATACAAATGCATATCGCGTGAGGAGATTAGAGATAAATATCAAACAAAATTGCAGAAAGAGATATTATATTACATTGCTCAAATTAGAAGTGAATTGGGGTCAAATATAAAAGCTTTAGATCTTGGATGTGGCTCTGGTGGTAATAGAAGTTATCTTAACTCTGTAGGAATTGAAAATGTAATCTCAGTAGATTACTCATCGCCTGAAGCAGATATTTTAGTTGATGCACACCGTCTTCCTTTTAAAGATTCTAGTTTTGATTTCATTTTGACGACAGCCACTATAGAGCATTTTTATAATCCATTTATTGCTTTTGCTGAAATTAGCCGCGTTTTAAAGCCTGGTGGGGCTTTAATTGCTTCAGGTAGTTTTTGGGAGAGTTGGCACGATCAGTCTTGTTTTCACTTTACCCCAAATGGGTTTTTCATACTCTGCAACTCAGCAGGACTTACACTAGAAGATTTATGGTCTGGCTGGGGATTTATCCCAAGTATATCTTCGCATGCTCTAGATTTAAGAAAGTTTAAAAAATATACTTATAAGCTACAAGATTTATTTGATGCATTCCTACGCCTACGTTGGGGTAATGACTTTGCTTTCAAACACCGTTTAAAAACTAGTGGTTCATTTGGTATTTATGCAAGAAAGAATTATTACTCTGTATAA
- a CDS encoding glycosyltransferase, with product MKIIYISEGNLPSQEANSIQVAKMAQAFAQKVEDFELITLGDLWSLVQNNRFDFQNWYGLTKEYKITQLPLLCRNSYPFPRKYRNKFRSQHFSRWAAFYAAMKSPDLVYTRSKQAAKIALSLGLNILYEWHLPVKDGFFPKQTLTKRNFLGLVTISQQLASEYVTAGLPLEKVIVEHDGVDLTHFLPYQLKEEARQKLQLSLSIPIVVYAGHLYDFKGIPTIYQVAQLMPNCLFLLLGGWQHDIEQARKVCQRDRLFNVKIIGHVPQTQLPTYLYASDVLILPNSGKHVWSATTSPLKLFEYMATHRPIVASALPNITTVLQHKKNALLAEPDCPQSFKQAVEELLINPQMGKSLAEQAFQDVQYYTWEQRAERILQFFTKKLQENHYSTQPNFYP from the coding sequence TTGAAAATAATCTACATTTCAGAAGGCAACTTACCCTCGCAAGAAGCAAACTCTATACAAGTTGCCAAAATGGCTCAAGCTTTTGCTCAAAAGGTTGAAGACTTTGAACTCATTACCTTAGGTGATTTATGGTCACTTGTGCAAAACAATAGGTTTGATTTTCAGAATTGGTACGGATTAACAAAAGAATATAAAATTACGCAACTACCTTTACTTTGTAGAAATAGTTATCCATTTCCCCGAAAATATCGCAACAAGTTTCGCAGTCAGCATTTCTCGCGTTGGGCAGCATTCTATGCTGCCATGAAATCTCCTGATTTAGTTTATACTAGGTCAAAGCAAGCAGCAAAAATTGCACTAAGTTTAGGCTTGAATATTTTATACGAATGGCATTTACCTGTAAAAGATGGCTTTTTCCCAAAACAAACCTTGACGAAACGCAATTTTCTAGGACTTGTGACGATCTCTCAACAATTAGCAAGCGAATATGTTACAGCAGGGCTTCCTCTGGAAAAAGTAATAGTTGAGCATGATGGTGTTGATTTAACACATTTTCTTCCTTATCAATTAAAAGAAGAAGCTCGGCAAAAATTACAACTTTCTTTAAGTATACCAATAGTAGTCTATGCAGGTCATTTGTATGACTTTAAAGGAATACCAACGATTTATCAGGTTGCGCAGTTGATGCCAAACTGTTTATTTCTATTATTAGGAGGCTGGCAACATGATATTGAACAAGCCCGAAAAGTATGTCAACGCGATCGCCTTTTTAATGTAAAAATTATTGGACACGTACCTCAAACTCAACTCCCGACTTATCTATATGCCAGTGATGTTTTGATCCTGCCAAATAGTGGCAAGCATGTTTGGTCAGCGACAACTTCACCACTCAAGTTGTTTGAATATATGGCAACACATAGACCTATCGTTGCTTCTGCCCTACCAAATATTACTACTGTTCTACAACATAAGAAAAATGCCCTCTTAGCTGAACCCGATTGTCCTCAATCATTTAAGCAAGCTGTAGAAGAATTACTTATTAATCCCCAAATGGGTAAATCCCTTGCAGAACAAGCCTTCCAAGATGTTCAATACTATACCTGGGAACAGCGTGCTGAACGTATTCTTCAGTTTTTCACAAAGAAACTACAGGAAAATCATTACTCTACCCAGCCGAATTTTTATCCTTAA
- a CDS encoding bifunctional 2-polyprenyl-6-hydroxyphenol methylase/3-demethylubiquinol 3-O-methyltransferase UbiG, producing MLQKISTNSHSYANNISKKISRKGIYSFLENEFDQIQAKEKVLNIGAGGDIGFLLKKYAQKKDFQIVSFDIDERTKPDIVGDICTHNFNCKDFFDFIVICEVLEHVSAPHLAIEQIHTLLKQNGKLILTVPFIFPIHCRPYDYYRFTKYGLKILLKDFRDLNIIERNSWADAIYVLIIRLVKEKKKLTKIIAPFLIISSYVFIPFNLLLSKLIPSDFITTGYLVTAKK from the coding sequence ATGCTTCAAAAGATATCGACAAATTCTCATAGTTATGCTAACAACATTTCCAAGAAGATATCTCGGAAAGGCATTTACAGCTTTTTAGAAAATGAGTTCGATCAAATTCAAGCAAAAGAAAAAGTTTTGAATATTGGTGCAGGAGGAGATATAGGTTTTTTATTAAAAAAATATGCTCAGAAAAAGGATTTTCAAATAGTTTCTTTTGATATCGACGAGCGAACTAAACCCGATATTGTAGGAGATATATGTACTCACAATTTTAATTGTAAGGATTTTTTTGATTTTATTGTTATTTGTGAAGTTCTTGAACATGTTAGTGCACCTCACTTAGCTATTGAACAAATTCACACTTTATTAAAACAAAATGGTAAATTAATTTTGACAGTTCCTTTTATTTTTCCTATTCATTGTCGTCCTTACGATTATTACAGATTCACAAAGTATGGTTTAAAAATATTATTAAAGGACTTTAGAGATTTAAATATTATTGAAAGAAATTCATGGGCAGATGCTATTTATGTATTAATTATAAGATTAGTTAAAGAGAAGAAAAAACTTACTAAAATAATTGCACCATTTTTAATTATTTCTTCTTATGTTTTTATTCCTTTTAATTTGTTGTTATCCAAACTTATTCCTTCAGACTTTATAACAACAGGCTACTTGGTAACTGCTAAAAAATAA
- a CDS encoding sulfotransferase yields the protein MNINNLINCPFFIVFEPRSGSTLLANLLVKFADIALPPESNFIKVILTNYSKELIENEQDLHTIINVLYKDAKFNDWQIHAEEIIQFVQPSLPVSVEDFILSICTVYKEKNFPKAKLFGLKHIYYLSEFEKMKSMFPNSKFIGIIRDGRGVFNSQKNSIYSVTGKPFETDPYKGAKRWCTTISLLKQLSNKYPKDTTTIYYEELVNCPEETVKLLCVFLGVIYQGNLEVSQKYVVPERYGNLHSNIDKEAITDRIDGWKKSLSKSEIYTFESVAYKYLISAGYKLINNYFLLKMKRIKEVCQRSFKYILNT from the coding sequence ATGAACATAAATAATTTAATTAATTGTCCTTTCTTTATTGTTTTTGAACCAAGATCCGGCTCTACTTTGCTGGCAAATTTGCTAGTTAAATTTGCGGACATAGCTTTGCCCCCAGAAAGTAATTTCATTAAAGTTATTTTAACAAACTATTCTAAGGAGCTAATAGAAAACGAGCAAGATTTACACACAATAATCAATGTTTTATATAAAGATGCAAAGTTTAATGATTGGCAAATTCATGCCGAGGAAATAATTCAATTTGTTCAACCAAGTTTACCAGTTAGTGTAGAAGATTTTATTTTATCTATATGTACAGTTTACAAAGAAAAGAACTTTCCAAAAGCAAAACTATTTGGATTAAAGCATATTTACTATTTATCAGAATTTGAGAAAATGAAATCAATGTTTCCAAATTCTAAATTTATTGGAATTATCCGAGATGGAAGAGGAGTTTTTAACTCGCAAAAAAATAGCATATACTCAGTTACTGGCAAACCATTTGAAACAGATCCTTATAAAGGAGCAAAACGCTGGTGTACAACTATAAGTTTACTAAAACAACTTAGCAATAAATATCCAAAAGATACAACCACCATATACTATGAAGAATTAGTTAATTGTCCAGAGGAAACTGTTAAATTGCTATGTGTTTTTTTAGGTGTTATTTATCAAGGCAATCTAGAGGTAAGCCAAAAATATGTAGTTCCTGAACGATATGGCAATTTACATAGCAATATTGATAAAGAAGCAATAACTGATCGCATAGATGGATGGAAAAAATCTTTGTCAAAGAGCGAAATTTATACGTTTGAATCTGTTGCTTATAAATATTTAATTTCAGC